The sequence TAAGCAGCAATCTAGGCAAGCTTAAGCTAACCGGTATCGTCTCTAAATAAAAACTAAAATCTACCTCGCGGTTGAATAAGATAGCCAAAATCTCAATTAATCTAATTATGGTATTAATATTTACTGCCAATATTGAGCCAATAGTTAAGCCGAGTAAAGCCCCGAGCAAGCCGGCTAAGCTTGCCGGGCCTAATAACAGCCATTTAAGCTGCTGCGAGGTAATACCTAATGCTTTAAAGATAGCAATATCGCGCCGATTTTGCAAGTAAAAAATATAAACCGAACCGGTACTATTAACTACCGCCACTAAAACTATTAAACCCAATATAAAAAATAATAACACTTTAGTAGTAGCTAAACTCGCCAACTGCTGCGCATTAAGTACCCGCCAGCTGTAAACCAGCCACGCCAGCGGGGTAACACAATTAAGATTAGCACTAATCTCATGAATATTCTCAAAAGGATTTAAAACTTTTAAACCAACTAAAGTGCTAATTTCATCGGGAGTAAATAGCTCAAAAAGTGCCTCCCGATTGATAAAAAGCCACGTTCGGTCAAGCTCCTGATAACCGGTCGAAAAAATACCTTGTACAGTAAAGCTGGTTATTTGCGGCCGATATTCGCCATCTTGCCACGAGGCTGAAAGCAGCCTTAGTTGCTCGCCCACCGCCAAATTAAGGCGACCGGCTATTTGCCGGCCGACCAAAACATCTTCGGGGCCAAGCACTACCGCCCCAGAATCTATGGCCAAATAGCGCCGCATACCGGCATCGTCCACGTAAAAATCGCCGGCCACCCCGCGCAGCTGCACGCTGGTACGCCCATATTGATTAAAAGCCACGCCAATCGCCCTGCCCTCCACCGTACTAAAGATAACACGGTCATCGGCCGCTTTTAGTTGCTCGGCTACCTCAAGAGCCTCTTCATAACCGGCCCCCAATAACGCTACCGCCCGCAAATGATAACTGTCGGTCTCGATACTGCGGCTAATAATACCATCTTCCATCGCATCGGCCACCTCCATCGCAATGGTTAAAGGCACCAAACTAAGGGCAATAGCGATAACCATACTTTTTAAGCTGGACGAACTGCGTTTAAATAAAAGACTCTTGGTTACTAAAAAATAGCTAGTTAGTTGCATGGTTTTTATTTAGTACCAACTGTTCAGCGCATTTTGAGGCTAACCCTTGTTCATGGGTTACCAATAACATAGCTGCTCTTTCGGCTTTAACTAAACTGAAGAGCAAATCCTCTACTAGTTTACTATTTTTTTCATCTAAACTACCAGTCGGTTCATCGGCTAAGATAAGCGGTGGATTATTCATTAAAGCACGAGCAATAGCTGCCCTCTGCCTTTCTCCACCCGAAAGCTGCTGCGGAAAACTATTCAATTTATCATTAAGACCGACTTTATTCAACAAATAATTAGCACGCTTCAAATTATTGCTGCCATCAATTAATGACGGCATTAGAACATTTTCTAGCACCGTAAAATCGTTAAGTAAAAAATGAAACTGAAAGATAAAACCAATATTTTTATTACGATAAGCAGCTAAAGATTTTTCACTTAAGTTACCTACATCGTAGTCAGAACAAATAATAGAGCCTTCTTCAAAACTATCCAACCCTGCTATTAAATTAAGTAAAGTAGACTTACCGCTACCAGATTCGCCGGTAACGGCTAACGTTTGGCCGGCAGCTAAATCAAGCGAAAAATTACTAAAGATAACTTGCCGCTCTTCGGCACTTTGGTAGCTTTTAATTAAATTAGTTATGCTTAACATCTTTTAATAAACCTAGCAGCATAAAAGACGCTACACAAAGCACAGCTAAAATAGTAGTTAAAATAGTTGCCATAATTAAGCGATTAATCATAGCAAAAAAAGGCACAAAACTTAATAACAAAGCAAAAATTAAGGTAAGCACTAAAGCAAATTTTAAAGGTTGACGACTTAACAAATTACTAACAACAAAGCTAGCCGCTAAAGCTGCCAATGGAAAAAAGATTACCTCGTAGTAACTAAAATAATGACTAAACCACAACAACCTTTGCAACGCCACCAAAATGTAAGCTGTACCAAAAAAACTCAAACTAGGCAATCCTTTTGCTAAATAATTTTTACTATTTAACCATAACTGATTTAAAGTAATTAAAACGATAGGCAAAAGAAAATCGCTAACACTATAATAAAAGAAGATAGAGGGAGAACTAGCCCAATTAAGGCTAAAGCCCAAAATATTAATAACAAATAAAATTATAAACGATACGAAAACAGCAGATAAAACACCGAGTACAGCACCCCAAATTACCGCTAAACGTTTATCTTTAGCGGCAAAACACAGGCAAAAACCAACTAACAAAGGTACTAAAGTTATAGCAAATAGTAGCATAGTCTTTAAATATATAGCATATTTGCCAATAATAGTCAATTAGCCGGCTTAAAATATTTTAAAATTAATATTTTACTCTCTTATGCTCTTATTTTAAATTTTAATGGTTTAACATAATAAAAGCTATCTTAGAGATAGCTTTTATGATAATAATTTATTAAGGTTGCCAATGATAAAAATAAATATGGTCGGCTTCCCATTTTACTTTATCTATCGGCGCAAACAAAGCCGCCAAAGTAAAGGCATATTCAAAAACCACACCTAACCCCTTACCTGTTATAAGTTTGCCTTCTATAACTATGTTTTGATCAACATAGTTACCGTCATTATATAACTCGTAATTTTTACCGGAAGTTGTGTATTTTTTAGAACCAAGTAGATTATTCTTAGCCATAACATGAGCACCGGCCGAACAAAAAGGACAAACATATTTATCGGCAGCTAAATGTTTTTTAACAAATTCCACAACTTCTTCGCTGTTACCTAAGTTACGCGCCCCCTGTGGGCCACCCGGCATAATAATGGCATCATACAAAGTAGCAGCTCGGTCTTTTAATAAAGCATCTGCTTGCATCTTAACATTATGATAACTGGTAAGTTCCAACTGATTACCAATAGAGAGAGCTTCAATATTAATTTGTAAGCGCCTAAAAATATCTAAAATAATAATGGCCTCTCCCTCTTCAAAGCCATCGGCTAATAATATAGCTACTTGTTTATCCATTTACTCTCCTTTATATTCGTCATAACCTTCAGCTTTAACATTAGTTAATTTTAAATTTTTAATATTAGCGAAAAAGTAATTACCTTTTGTCTGCTTTTCAAGGTCGCGCATCATTGCCGGGTACTCTGGAGTTGGGTTTTCGGCAAAACTAACGTGCATATTAGTTATTTTTACATTTTCAATCAATTTTTCCGGCAACCCATAAATAAAACTGGCGGCTACATGGGCATCCGTTGCCTCAATATCACTTAGGATAAGATTTTTGATAACGGGAGTGCCATCGGTAATAGGCTGCGGCTCTTTACTGGCTACGTAATCGCTTTTACCATCGGGGTCGCAGCAAAAATAATAACTATTAATTGTAAACGGAGTCATTACTCCCAACATTTTAATATTACTTACATAAAGACCATCAAGATAGCCGCCGCGTCCGCGTCTAGTTTTTAGGCGAATACCTCTATCTGTTCCTTCAAAGATACAATTTTGTACCACTATCTCGCCCACTCCGGCCGACATTTCGCTACCCAGCACCACTGCACCGTGTCCAAATTGCATTAAACAATTACGGATAGTAAGATAACGGCAAGGGGCTCCTTCTTTGCGTGCCCATTCGCCTTTACCGGCTTTAATAGCAATACAATCGTCGCCCACCGAGATACGAGTACCAATAATTTCAACCTGTTCCGACATTTCGGGGTTAAGCCCGTCGGTGTTAGGTGAATTAGGAGGATTTTCTATATTTAAATTAAAAAATGAAAGTTTATGCGAAAGAAGCGGATGCACCGTCCACGACGGTGAATTTTTAACGGTAACCCCACACATAGTAATATTATGACACTGTGCCATAAAAACTGTGCGCGGCCGCCAAGCGCCTCGTTTTGTGGTACAGTCGTGCCACCAATCGGCTCTAGGATTATCGGCATTACCATTAATAATACCTTCACCATAAATATTAACGTTACTTATATTTACAGCAGTAATGAGCGAGGCAAAAGCTTGGTTAGGCTCGCCTTCCCAACTGCTAATTACTTTATTATCTACCGGTAAACGGGCCGGTAAAACCGGATAGTCATTACGCTCCGGTATAGCCAGTAACTCGGCGCCTTTAGCCAAATAAATATTTATATCGCTCTTTAAAAATAAAGGGCCTGTTAAATAAGTTCCGGCAGCAAAATAAATGGTACCGCCTTGCGGACAACTATTAATAGCGGCCTGTAAATAATTGGTTAGAACCAGCCCGTTATTAGCTGGTAACCAACCATCAATCTCAATTAAAGCTGCTTCTGCTTCTGTTTTAAAGACGATTACTTTATTAGCTACCTCAACACAGTAACTGGTAGCTGGCTCTAAATTAAAAATAGAAAAAACATTCTTATCAATATCAATACAATGCTTTCCATTTAAATAAACAGCCAACTTTTCGTTACTATAATAGGCGCTATCGCCGGTTAACTCAAAACAAGCAGCTCGTGCATAAGTTTTTAATAAAATCAATGCTTTATCCCTTCATACCGGTGGTAGCAATACCTTCCACAAAATAACGTTGCGCTATAAAGAATAAAGTGAGCGACGGTACCAGAGCAGCCGTAGACATAGCAAGCACGGCCGGCCAGTCAACTATAGAGCTGGCATCCATACTCATACGCAGGGCTAACGAAACAGGGAACATACTAACGCTACTTATATAGATTAGCGGCCCCATAAAGTCGTTCATCGTCCACATAAACTGGAACAAAGCCACCGAAATAATAGCCGGCTTTAAAACAGGTACCAGTACATAAAGTAAGGTTTGCAAACTGTTACAGCCATCTATAGTGGCACTTTCCGAAAGGTCTTTCGGTATGCCGCGGAAAAATTGCACCAACATAAAGACAAAAAATGAATCTACCGCAAAAAGGCTAGGAACGGTTAGCGGCAAAAAGCTGTTAAGCCAACCAAGCTGCCTGAATAAAAGGAATTGCGGAATACGTAAAACTGTATCTGGTAACAACAAAGTACCAATTAACAAAGCAAACCAAATCTTTTTGCCGGGTACCCAAAAACGAGAAAAAGCATAACTAGCTAATGTACACGAAATTACGGTAAAAATCATTTTCGGAACAACGATAGCAAAGCTATTAAAAAAGTACCTTGTAAAAGTAAACTCGGTGGCCGTTTGCCAGCCAACAATATAACCTCTTATACTTGGATAAAGTGTAAAAGGTGTTATATTTCTAAAAACCTCAGCATTATCGGGTTTAAAACTTGCACCAACCATCCATATTAATGGATAAATCATTAAAAATCCAACCAGTGTAAGCACAAAGTAGCTAACCACTTTAATCACAACTTTTCGCTGCGAGTGCGTAATTCCACCTGTTTTTTTGTATTGTATCTCCGCCATTTATGCTTCTCCTAATTAGAATAAAATACCCAGTATTTACTCGACCTAAAAACAACGGCCGTAAATAAAGCAACAACTACAAACATTATCCACGATAAAGCGCTGGCGTAACCCATTTGGAAGAACCTAAAAGCGTTATCATAGATTAATAGCGAATACAGATAGGTAGCACGTAGCGGCCCGCCGCCGGTGATAATAAAAGGACCATTAAATTCTTGGAAAGCCTGTATAAGCTGCATAATAAAGTTAAAAAAGATAACCGGTGTAAGAGTTGGCAGCGTAATACTAATAAAACGTCTTACCAGCGAAGCGCCGTCAATAGCAGCGGCCTCATAAAGCGATACCGGAATATTTTTAAGAGCCGCTAAAAAGATAACCATCGCGCTACCAAATTGCCAAACACGAAGTAAGGTAATGGTAAAAAGCGCCAAGCTAGGGTCGCCAAACCAATTAATTGCCCCAAGCCCAAGATTAGCGTTAATAGCATTCATCAGACCGGTATCGGCAAATAAGAAGCGCCATAATACTGCAATAGCTACGTTACCACCCAAAATAGACGGTATGTAGTAGGCTGTTCGATAAAAACGAACGCCTTTTAGATTAAAGTTTAAAATATAAGCGATAAACAAAGCAAAAATAAGCTTAAGCGGCACCGTCATAAAAACGTATAATAATGTTTGCCGAGAAGCCATATGAAAATGAGAGTCGCGCAAAAAGATATTTATGTAGTTTTGAAAACCAACAAAACGCGCATCACCAAGCAACCTATAATCGAAAAAGCTTAGCACCAAACTAGCTATAAACGGATAGCCTCTAAAGACAAGCAGCCCAATAAGCCACGGCGCTAAATAAAGCAACCCTGTATATTTTTTAATACCAATAGAACGCATTAGAGCATCTCCTCTGTTTAAGTAATGCACCCCCTCCCAAAGAAAGGGTGCATATAAAAACAAATTACTGTTGTAACTGTGTAAGAATTTGGTTGCCTTCGTTTAAGAAACGAGTAGCAGCCTGATTAGCATTAATGGTGTTAAAACCATAAGCTTCGATAACATCTTCAAACATAGCTATAAATAAAGCATGGCGAGTCCATGTTGGCCAAAACATACCCACGTTTTGGGTAGCCATGGTGTTAAGTTCGTAGGTAAGACCACTTAACGCACCGGCAGCTCTTAAAGTATCTAAAGCGCGTGAGTTAGCAGGAATACCTCGTTCTAATCTTAAAATCCTTACAGCTTCCGGATCGTTAATTAAAAAGTTTAACAATCTGGCAGTGTTTTCTACAGCGTTACCAACGTTGCGGTTAATAGCAAAACCCATAGTGATTTGCATTATAGCATTGTTTTGTCTGGCAGCGCCTTGTAAGGTTGGGTAAGGACCGGGTGATAACACAGTACCTTGTGGTAAAATAGCGCCATACCTACCCCATGCACTATCCCAATCGATGCTGGTAAAAATGGTTTGATTAATCCAGCCCGGTAGTTGCTCTACAGCGCCCGTGCGTGGAATACCGGCAGCGGCGTACTGTGGTGGCGGAATTACAACGTTATTATCCCATAAAGTTCGTAAAAAGTTAAAACCATCGGTTAACTCAGGAACAGTGTAGGCAATTTGTACGCTTGGGCTGGTTGTAAATGGATCGCGCCCGGTACGTTGTTGTAAATACATAAGTAAAAGCGTATAGGTAAAGTCAAGGTCGGCGCCGATAACAAAGTGACCGGTACCGCGTGCACCCCAAGTTTGACCCATAGCAATAATTTCTTCCCAGCTGGTAGGCATAGTAAAACCGTTGGCAGCTAAAGCGCTGGTGTTCCAAGCAAAAGCTCTACCGGTAGTACTAATTGGGACAAAGTTTAAACGACCATTAATGGTAGCCGTATTTATTAAAGTAGCAGGGTAACCGCTTAAATCGAGCCAAGCGCTAGGAACAGTGCTAAGGTCGTAAAAACCGGTACCATCACGGCTTAAAGTATCCATCCAGTTATGGTTTACTTGCATTAACTCAGGAGCGGTGTTACCGGCCATCTGGGTATGAATTCTTTCGGGCCAACCAGCCCATCCGCCGTACTCGGTGCGTACTGTAACGCCCGGGTTTTGAGCCATAAACAGCTGCACTGCATCTAAAGTAGCAGCATGCCTACTGTCGCCTCCCCACCACGAGAAACGAATTTCACTCTCGTTCCTGTTGCCGCTCGGACAGCCCACCATAATGGCGGCCGCTAAGGCAACTAACAAAAACCTTTTTGCCATAAATTTTCACCTCTTTTAAAAAATTTAATTTTAATTTCTTAAGCTATTTAACAAAGTGTTACCTTCGTTAAGGAACCTCGTAGCAGCTTGGTTGGCATTAACTAAACCAAAGCTAAACTGCTCAATTACCTCGTAGTAAAAATCTCTAAAACGAGGATGCTCAATAATAGGCGGTATCATATATCCTAAGTTAGCCATTACCGCATTGTTAGCCAAAGCTGTAATGTTGCCATCTAAAGCACCGGCGCCATTTAAAATTTGTATGGTTCGGCTATTACCGGGAATACCACGTGTATCGCCTAAAATTAACACGCCTTCAGGCTCGTTAATAAAAAAGTTTAAAAGCCTAGCTGCCCAATTAACACTGCCGGCGTTGCTGGCATTATTAATAGCAAAACCTAAAGAAATTTTAGCAGGCGCGGCATTTTGCTGCACGGCTCCGGCCAAAGTTGGGAATGGGCCAACTTCCAGCACGCTACCGGCCGGTAAGGTGCCTCTGTTTCTGGCTACGGTAGTATCCCAACCAAAAAAGCCAATTAAGTTACCATTCATCCAGCCCGGCATTGTTTCGATGGTGTTGGTTCGCACACCGGCAGAGGCAATACGTGGGCTTGGGAAAATAACGTGAGCCGCTTCAAGCCGGCCTAAAAATTCAAAGGCTTCGGTAAGCTCGGCCACGCTGTAATTAATAGCGCCTTGTGCATTTAAAAACTCGCGTCCGGTGCGTTGTAATAGCCAGTAACTCATTACACCAAAGGCCATATCTTCGTCGTTAGTAGCCAAGATAAAGTTGTTATCATCTAGGGCCCTTAAAGCATTACCTAAGGCAATCATTTCGTCCCAAGTGTTAGGCATGCTTAAACCAAGCTCGCCAAGACGAGTGGTATTGTAAACAAATACCTTACCGGTCATACCCATTGGGGCCATTTGTAAACGATTATTAACCGTTACGTCGGCTAAAACTGTTGGCGAAAAGCCCGATAAATCCAGCACGCCACCTAACCTGTTTAAATCGTAAAAGGTGTTACCGCTTGGACTAAACATATCTATCCAGTTATGGTTAATCTGAATTAAATCCCCAGCCGTACCGCCCGATAATTGAATACCAATCCTATCGGTCCAGCCGGTCCATGCACCATATTCAGATTCAATTTCCACACCGGGATTTTGCAACTGAAAAGCCTCAATAGCTCTTAAAGTAGCCGCATGGCGCGGGTCGCCGCCCCACCACGAAACATAAAGCGTACCACTATCACGCCCACCACAAGCAACCAAAGCTCCCACAAATAGCGATAATAAAATTTTTTTTACCACTTATACTTCCTCCAAATTTTATTTTTTTTAATATTTAAGCATTATCTGGCTTAAAGCCATAAAACAAATCCCAGCCCCTTTGGGGTCATCACTTACTATCGGCTCGCCGTAGTAATATTCTTCTGTCCCGCTGCGGTACCTAACATCGGTATGCGGGTAATCACCGGGCGGAAAGCCTAGCCCGGCCACGCTGCAAATGCCGCCCAAACTATAAACGCCGTCTTTTTCACTAAAATAACGCTCCATAGTTTTATAAAAAGCCGTAAAGCCGGCCTGCTCCTCGGTTTTATTTAACAGCCCCAGCCTTGCGCCTTTAATTAAAGCATAACTAAACATTAATGTAGCCGAAGTTTCTAAATAATTCCCCTTGCTTAAAGCCTTATCGGTAACTTGATACCACATACCGCTGGCTTTATCTTGATAGTTAAGCAAAGCCGCCATTAAATTTTTAAACATAATCGCCAAAGGTTCGGCGTGCTTACTCGCACCCATCACCGCAAGGGTATCGATAAGCGCCATCGCCAGCCAACCCATTGCCCTGCTCCAGTAATTAAGCGAAAGCCCCGTTTCTTTATTAGCCCAATTTTGCTCACGGCTATCATCGTAGCCATGATAATAAAGGCCGGTTTCTTTGTTAATCATTTTAGCTTGCACAAAAGCAAATTGCTTAACAATATCACCGTAATCGGCCCCTTCGCCCTGCGCTAATTTTAAAGACATCGCATAAAAAGGCTGCCCCATATAAAGACCGTCCAACCAAACTTGATGCGGATAAAACTTTTTATGCCAAAAATTACCGCTGCTAATACGCGGGTGCGTTGTTAGCTGGCCGGCCGTGTAGCTAATGGCCTTTCTAAAACGCTCTTCGCCGGTTATTTCGTAAAAAGGAAATAGCAAACGCCCCATCGGGACATTATCAATATTATATTCCTCAATTTCATAACCTTTAATAGAGCCATCGGCAGCTACGTATTTATTAACATAGTTACTTACCCGCCCATAAAGCTCGCTGTTACCGCCGCTTTGCCACAAATCGAAAAAACCTTTTAAAAAACAACCATCTTCGTAGTTCCATCTACCGGGTTTAAACTCTTTATAGTTGCTGCTAAGCTGCAAGGCGTAAGCCTGTACTTTATCATCTACTAACTTT comes from Spirochaetaceae bacterium and encodes:
- a CDS encoding FtsX-like permease family protein, with the protein product MQLTSYFLVTKSLLFKRSSSSLKSMVIAIALSLVPLTIAMEVADAMEDGIISRSIETDSYHLRAVALLGAGYEEALEVAEQLKAADDRVIFSTVEGRAIGVAFNQYGRTSVQLRGVAGDFYVDDAGMRRYLAIDSGAVVLGPEDVLVGRQIAGRLNLAVGEQLRLLSASWQDGEYRPQITSFTVQGIFSTGYQELDRTWLFINREALFELFTPDEISTLVGLKVLNPFENIHEISANLNCVTPLAWLVYSWRVLNAQQLASLATTKVLLFFILGLIVLVAVVNSTGSVYIFYLQNRRDIAIFKALGITSQQLKWLLLGPASLAGLLGALLGLTIGSILAVNINTIIRLIEILAILFNREVDFSFYLETIPVSLSLPRLLLIALLVTLLAAITAYLPLRKASKTKPLAILGRM
- a CDS encoding ABC transporter ATP-binding protein, with the protein product MLSITNLIKSYQSAEERQVIFSNFSLDLAAGQTLAVTGESGSGKSTLLNLIAGLDSFEEGSIICSDYDVGNLSEKSLAAYRNKNIGFIFQFHFLLNDFTVLENVLMPSLIDGSNNLKRANYLLNKVGLNDKLNSFPQQLSGGERQRAAIARALMNNPPLILADEPTGSLDEKNSKLVEDLLFSLVKAERAAMLLVTHEQGLASKCAEQLVLNKNHATN
- a CDS encoding DJ-1/PfpI family protein, which encodes MDKQVAILLADGFEEGEAIIILDIFRRLQINIEALSIGNQLELTSYHNVKMQADALLKDRAATLYDAIIMPGGPQGARNLGNSEEVVEFVKKHLAADKYVCPFCSAGAHVMAKNNLLGSKKYTTSGKNYELYNDGNYVDQNIVIEGKLITGKGLGVVFEYAFTLAALFAPIDKVKWEADHIYFYHWQP
- a CDS encoding glycoside hydrolase family 28 protein, with protein sequence MILLKTYARAACFELTGDSAYYSNEKLAVYLNGKHCIDIDKNVFSIFNLEPATSYCVEVANKVIVFKTEAEAALIEIDGWLPANNGLVLTNYLQAAINSCPQGGTIYFAAGTYLTGPLFLKSDINIYLAKGAELLAIPERNDYPVLPARLPVDNKVISSWEGEPNQAFASLITAVNISNVNIYGEGIINGNADNPRADWWHDCTTKRGAWRPRTVFMAQCHNITMCGVTVKNSPSWTVHPLLSHKLSFFNLNIENPPNSPNTDGLNPEMSEQVEIIGTRISVGDDCIAIKAGKGEWARKEGAPCRYLTIRNCLMQFGHGAVVLGSEMSAGVGEIVVQNCIFEGTDRGIRLKTRRGRGGYLDGLYVSNIKMLGVMTPFTINSYYFCCDPDGKSDYVASKEPQPITDGTPVIKNLILSDIEATDAHVAASFIYGLPEKLIENVKITNMHVSFAENPTPEYPAMMRDLEKQTKGNYFFANIKNLKLTNVKAEGYDEYKGE
- a CDS encoding carbohydrate ABC transporter permease, giving the protein MAEIQYKKTGGITHSQRKVVIKVVSYFVLTLVGFLMIYPLIWMVGASFKPDNAEVFRNITPFTLYPSIRGYIVGWQTATEFTFTRYFFNSFAIVVPKMIFTVISCTLASYAFSRFWVPGKKIWFALLIGTLLLPDTVLRIPQFLLFRQLGWLNSFLPLTVPSLFAVDSFFVFMLVQFFRGIPKDLSESATIDGCNSLQTLLYVLVPVLKPAIISVALFQFMWTMNDFMGPLIYISSVSMFPVSLALRMSMDASSIVDWPAVLAMSTAALVPSLTLFFIAQRYFVEGIATTGMKG
- a CDS encoding sugar ABC transporter permease, producing the protein MRSIGIKKYTGLLYLAPWLIGLLVFRGYPFIASLVLSFFDYRLLGDARFVGFQNYINIFLRDSHFHMASRQTLLYVFMTVPLKLIFALFIAYILNFNLKGVRFYRTAYYIPSILGGNVAIAVLWRFLFADTGLMNAINANLGLGAINWFGDPSLALFTITLLRVWQFGSAMVIFLAALKNIPVSLYEAAAIDGASLVRRFISITLPTLTPVIFFNFIMQLIQAFQEFNGPFIITGGGPLRATYLYSLLIYDNAFRFFQMGYASALSWIMFVVVALFTAVVFRSSKYWVFYSN
- a CDS encoding ABC transporter substrate-binding protein; this translates as MAKRFLLVALAAAIMVGCPSGNRNESEIRFSWWGGDSRHAATLDAVQLFMAQNPGVTVRTEYGGWAGWPERIHTQMAGNTAPELMQVNHNWMDTLSRDGTGFYDLSTVPSAWLDLSGYPATLINTATINGRLNFVPISTTGRAFAWNTSALAANGFTMPTSWEEIIAMGQTWGARGTGHFVIGADLDFTYTLLLMYLQQRTGRDPFTTSPSVQIAYTVPELTDGFNFLRTLWDNNVVIPPPQYAAAGIPRTGAVEQLPGWINQTIFTSIDWDSAWGRYGAILPQGTVLSPGPYPTLQGAARQNNAIMQITMGFAINRNVGNAVENTARLLNFLINDPEAVRILRLERGIPANSRALDTLRAAGALSGLTYELNTMATQNVGMFWPTWTRHALFIAMFEDVIEAYGFNTINANQAATRFLNEGNQILTQLQQ
- a CDS encoding ABC transporter substrate-binding protein, producing the protein MVKKILLSLFVGALVACGGRDSGTLYVSWWGGDPRHAATLRAIEAFQLQNPGVEIESEYGAWTGWTDRIGIQLSGGTAGDLIQINHNWIDMFSPSGNTFYDLNRLGGVLDLSGFSPTVLADVTVNNRLQMAPMGMTGKVFVYNTTRLGELGLSMPNTWDEMIALGNALRALDDNNFILATNDEDMAFGVMSYWLLQRTGREFLNAQGAINYSVAELTEAFEFLGRLEAAHVIFPSPRIASAGVRTNTIETMPGWMNGNLIGFFGWDTTVARNRGTLPAGSVLEVGPFPTLAGAVQQNAAPAKISLGFAINNASNAGSVNWAARLLNFFINEPEGVLILGDTRGIPGNSRTIQILNGAGALDGNITALANNAVMANLGYMIPPIIEHPRFRDFYYEVIEQFSFGLVNANQAATRFLNEGNTLLNSLRN
- a CDS encoding glycoside hydrolase family 88 protein — encoded protein: MREKLVDDKVQAYALQLSSNYKEFKPGRWNYEDGCFLKGFFDLWQSGGNSELYGRVSNYVNKYVAADGSIKGYEIEEYNIDNVPMGRLLFPFYEITGEERFRKAISYTAGQLTTHPRISSGNFWHKKFYPHQVWLDGLYMGQPFYAMSLKLAQGEGADYGDIVKQFAFVQAKMINKETGLYYHGYDDSREQNWANKETGLSLNYWSRAMGWLAMALIDTLAVMGASKHAEPLAIMFKNLMAALLNYQDKASGMWYQVTDKALSKGNYLETSATLMFSYALIKGARLGLLNKTEEQAGFTAFYKTMERYFSEKDGVYSLGGICSVAGLGFPPGDYPHTDVRYRSGTEEYYYGEPIVSDDPKGAGICFMALSQIMLKY